From the genome of Indicator indicator isolate 239-I01 chromosome 17, UM_Iind_1.1, whole genome shotgun sequence, one region includes:
- the LOC128972618 gene encoding tumor necrosis factor ligand superfamily member 10-like, whose translation MAPQEPNAVGQLLRSDSGGSEAPMLPEGPGEPGPGGGGRRRRRHGRCWGSVALLGVLALQVASTTGLFVYFSMAISKLKAQAPGSVEELRCLQVINQQQEGSSLEELITNQSCLKLANTIKAYVATVTENAVRRSALKEAQRSYLNISEGQVPPKAAGKPSAHLTLRPQSLALDGGSGRFGNLSRSCRHAIARWEDSSIHCHLQNLTYRDGRLRVNQPGKYYVYSQIYFRYPGEGAAGAAAHLSAPQLVQCINWKTSYSQPILLLKGVGTKCWAPEANYGLHALYQGGLFELKAGDELFVSVSSLSIDYNDAAASYFGAFRLDL comes from the exons ATGGCCCCGCAGGAGCCCAACGCGGTCGGGCAGCTCCTGCGTTCCGACAGCGGCGGCTCCGAGGCTCCGATGCTACCGGAGGGTCCCGGGGAGCCCGGGCCCGGCGGCGGGGGGCGACGGCGGCGGCGGCACGGGCGGTGCTGGGGCAGCGTGGCCCTGCTGGGGGTCCTGGCGCTGCAGGTGGCCTCCACCACCGGACTCTTCGTCTACTTCTCCATGGCCATCTCCAAG CTCAAGGCTCAGGCTCCGGGGAGCGTGGAGGAGCTGCGGTGCCTGCAGGTCAtcaaccagcagcaggagggctcCAGCCTGGAGGAGCTCATCACCAACCAGTCCTGCCTCAAGCTGGCCAACACCATCAAAGCCTATGTGGCCACG GTGACGGAGAACGCTGTCCGCAGGAGCGCGCTGAAGG AAGCCCAGAGGAGCTACCTGAACATCTCAGAGGGGCAGGTTCCTCCTAAAGCAGCTGGCAAGCCCTCGGCACATCTCACCCTCCGcccacagagcctggctctggacG GAGGCTCCGGGCGCTTCGGGAACCTGTCGCGGTCGTGCCGGCACGCCATCGCCCGCTGGGAGGACAGCTCCATCCACTGCCACCTGCAGAACCTCACCTACCGGGACGGGCGGCTGCGGGTCAACCAGCCGGGCAAGTACTACGTCTACTCCCAGATCTACTTCCGCTACCCCGGCGAGGGCGCCGCCGGCGCCGCCGCGCACCTCTCCGCCCCGCAGCTGGTCCAGTGCATCAACTGGAAGACGTCCTACAGCCAACCCATCCTCCTGCTCAAAGGGGTCGGCACCAAGTGCTGGGCTCCCGAGGCCAACTACGGCCTCCACGCTCTCTACCAAGGAGGACTCTTCGAGCTGAAGGCCGGCGATGAGCTCTTCGTCTCCGTCTCCTCCTTGTCCATCGACTACAACGATGCGGCCGCCAGCTACTTCGGGGCCTTCAGGCTCGACCTGTGA